The proteins below come from a single Loxodonta africana isolate mLoxAfr1 chromosome 20, mLoxAfr1.hap2, whole genome shotgun sequence genomic window:
- the LOC135228296 gene encoding LOW QUALITY PROTEIN: abnormal spindle-like microcephaly-associated protein (The sequence of the model RefSeq protein was modified relative to this genomic sequence to represent the inferred CDS: deleted 3 bases in 2 codons) gives MADRLVGPSYWKLSPTKRRTPAVLLRAGGEEEAASPSVLSLSHFCKPPFLSFGEVRLGASRTLSLALDNPNQEVAEVKISRFPAADQGFSIAQRSFVLQPKEKTVISVNWTPLKEGRVREIVTFVVNNTLKHQAILLGNAEKWKKKKRSLWDTINKTVSNSSSHKKRISNSQDVDKAFDVSQRVDTVKSPLQACENLTVTEVCSPTEKNSLTLEENRIPISPISPCFRECCGETCLSTSVRRSTTYSSLLASENLQLLRVEGSTILKDFDEQVLTETSFHCMNNIDDQTKENNRCILTPSCSSALNITQSKGNFLSTDSFVHNSHVANNEVELVTGLSSGKFMKDNSKPTHLESKIVHEIYQTILSPDSFVNDNYGLNQDLESETIKPILSPNQFVKDNMAFMCTSQQTYNLSPSSNENSQGPQPPQDWRKNKALPRTHGCQDSKSPKAIFEQPKTIEMKPNDYSFTKQNHPKFSAFQDISSYSQNKQSKRRPILSTTVTKRKSSCARVKQTETNKSMAKRCLNTAVGELGKVLVDNQKEKKSFHSYLPIIDPIVSKFNSHKNEITPCSSKTALAAHKRKSAGNMENANVRGRVVEATEVQEIKRIHYSPVESKSSAVKKKKKFTAPISKHTSNREKLNLKKAESLVHRTSSSRTSKRTKSVVPVAQSSLTFIKPLKTGKCVFI, from the exons ATGGCGGACCGGCTTGTGGGGCCAAGCTACTGGAAGCTGAGTCCGACTAAGCGGAGGACGCCGGCAGTGCTTCTGCGCGCCGGGGGCGAAGAGGAGGCGGCTTCC CCCTCGGTCCTGTCTCTCAGCCACTTCTGCAAGCCGCCTTTCCTCAGCTTCGGAGAGGTTCGCCTGGGAGCCTCTCGGACCCTGTCTCTGGCCCTAGACAATCCCAACCAGGAGGTGGCTGAAGTGAAGATCAGCCGCTTCCCTGCAGCGGACCAGGGCTTTAGCATCGCTCAGCGTTCTTTTGTGTTGCAG CCTAAAGAAAAAACTGTAATTTCTGTTAACTGGACACCATTGAAAGAAGGCCGAGTAAGAGAGATTGTGACATTTGTCGTAAATAATACTCTGAAACACCAAGCCATATTGCTAGGAAATGCAgaaaagtggaaaaagaaaaag AGAAGTCTGTGGGATACCATTAATAAGACTGTTTCAAACTCTTCTAGTCATAAAAAAAGGATTTCAAATAGTCAAGATGTTGATAAAGCATTTGATGTTTCCCAAAGAGTTGACACTGTTAAGAGCCCACTACAAGCCTGTGAAAATCTGACTGTGACTGAAGTCTGTTCCCCAacagaaaaaaattctttaaccCTTGAAGAAAACAGAATACCTATATCACCTATTAGCCCCTGTTTCAGAGAGTGCTGTGGTGAGACTTGCTTGTCAACTTCTGTACGTAGATCTACTACCTACTCATCTCTTCTTGCTTCTGAAAATTTGCAATTGTTGAGAGTAGAAGGTTCCACCATTTTGAAAGATTTTGAtgagcaagtcttaacagaaacATCCTTTCACTGCATGAATAATATCGATGACCAAACTAAAGAGAATAACAGATGTATTCTTACCCCAAGCTGTTCTTCAGCTTTGAATATTACACAAAGTAAAGGGAATTTTCTAAGTACAGACTCCTTTGTACATAATAGCCATGTAGCTAACAATGAAGTAGAATTAGTCACAGGTCTTTCATCAGGTAAATTTATGAAAGATAATTCAAAGCCTACGCATTTGGAATCCAAAATTGTACATGAAATTTATCAAACTATTTTAAGTCCAGATTCCTTTGTAAATGATAATTATGGACTAAATCAGGATCTAGAATCAGAGACAATTAAACCTATTCTATCACCAAACCAGTTTGTAAAAGACAACATGGCGTTTATGTGTACATCTCAGCAAACATATAATTTATCACCATCATCAAATGAAAATTCTCAAGGCCCACAGCCTCCTCAAGACTGGAGAAAAAATAAAGCTTTACCACGTACCCATGGATGTCAGGATTCAAAATCTCCCAAGGCTATTTTTGAACAACCCAAAACTATAGAAATGAAGCCAAATGACTACAGTTTTACAAAACAAAATCATCCTAAATTTTCTGCATTTCAGGATATTTCTAGTTACAGCCAGAATAAACAATCTAAGAGACGCCCAATACTTTCCACCACTGTTACTAAAAGGAAGTCCAGCTGTGCCAGAGTAAAACAAACCGAAACTAATAAATCAATGGCAAAAAGATGTCTCAACACTGCAGTAGGTGAACTTGGAAAAGTACTAGTAGAtaaccaaaaagagaaaaaatcttTTCATTCGTACCTTCCAATTATAGATCCAATTGTAAGTAAATTTAAcagtcataaaaatgaaataactcCATGTTCCTCCAAGACAGCTTTAGCTGCTCATAAAAGAAAGAGTGCTGGAAACATGGAAAATGCAAATGTGAGGGGTAGAGTTGTGGAAGCTACAGAggtacaagaaatcaaaagaatccaTTATTCTCCTGTGGAATCTAAATCatcagctgtt aaaaaaaaaaagaagttcacCGCACCCATCTCAAAACATACAAGTAACAGAGAGAAATTAAATCTGAAGAAAgcag AGTCATTAGTACACAGAACTTCTAGTTCCAGAACAAGCAAGAGGACTAAATCTGTTGTTCCTGTGGCACAGTCCAGTTTGACCTTCATAAAACCATTAAAAACAGGCAAGTGTGTGTTTATTTAA